The Streptococcus respiraculi sequence GCGTGAGTGATTGGAGCAATAAGACATAATGAATAAAGACTGTAACTAGAAATTAAGATTTACTATCGTTATGAAAATTGGAATTTATCATCCCTGTAAATTCTGCTTAGTTTCTAGAAAACGATTATTTTGCGCTACTGATATCTTCTTCATCGTTAAAAGCATCGATTTTCCTATTTCTGACAACACAAGTTTTAACATCAAAAGCGGATTATTCTCAATCTCTTGACTTCCCAGAGTAGTTACAATCCCTGCAAAAATAAAATCAAGTTGTAATTTCTCCTCTGTTGTCAAACACTCTTCATTAATCGAAAAAGAATCTAACCATATCTCCTTTAAAAAGTCATTCACCAGTTGTTTCAGGTATGTTGACTCACTTCTAGCACACAACATGATACGCCTCGAATTTGGTAAAATAGACATATCAATATCTGAATTTTTTTCATCATCTTGCAATGTTAAGACAGTTAAAATTGACGAAATCATCATTCTCGAGGCATCGTTCCTTGTATTATTCTTAAAAGCTTGATAAGCCAAATCATCCATACCTTTATAATGATAATAAAAAGAATTACGATTAACCCCAGAATCTTGAACAATCCTAAGAACAGTAATATCCGTATATTTCTCCGTCTCTAAAAGTTTCCAAAAAGCATTTTCTATTTTTACTACAGCCCTATTAGCATATTCCGTTTTCCTTGGACGCGCCATATTGCCCCCTATAATTAGACATTTTACACTCTACTGCCTGTTTTATTTTACACTGTGTCGTATTATAATTTAATTATAATCTAATTGAGAGGTAATTTCTATGAAAAAAATGATAAATAATTGGTATAACATTTCTATCTATCTCGCTGGTCTAACTGCTCTGCTTGCAGTCTTTGTACCAGTAACCGAGGTGCAAAAATGTCTTTTGGCTTCCATTTGTATTTTGTTTCTACATTTTTTCGAGGAATTCGGTTATCCAGGAGGATTTCCTCTACTCGGAGTAAAACTACTTCTCGGCACCAATGAGATGGATAAAACCAAGTGGGATTGCAACAATCTCAGTTCTATGTTTGGAAACTGGACATTCCTAATTTTAGTTTATGTATTCCCACTTTTACTACCTAATGTGCGTTTTCTAACATTATCTGCCATGTTGTTTCTGTTAATGGAAGTCATTATGCATTCAATATTTAATTTAAGGTTAAAAAGCATTTACAATGCCGGCTTAATTACCGCAATTTTAGGACTAGGTCCTATTGGCATGTACTATTTCATCAATGTATTTGATAGCAAAATGTATATCTGGTATGACTATGCTCTTGCCGTACTTTGGTTCATTATCGTATTTATATTCTGTTTTCGCTCTAAAATCTATTGGGGACTTGGCAAGAAAGATGGATATGTACTTACTGATCAAACAGCATTTGGTATAAATCATTTAACAAAAAACTAATCTGAAATACATAAAAAGACTTCTTTCTGGTAGGACAAGAATACTCGGAAGAAGTCTTCATTTTAGAACCTGTATTCACAACATCATAAGGCCCTTAAAATCCGATTAATATGTGATCATTTCACAAAAGCAACCTCTGAAGATACTGATTTTTCAACATCCTTAGCTAGTGATCTAGAGTGATTCAACCAAGAAAAAGTCCAAACGACACCCCCTCGCTTGAGAGTGATTTGCCCGCTTTCTTTGATTTTTTTAGAAATATCGACTGGATACTGAATCTCCTCAGTCATCATTTCTTCAAAATTTTTGCAATAATCAATATCGGCTGAAAAAGTCTTTTGATAAAAAATAATGCGATAAAAACCGAATGATTAGTACTTTCTCAAAAGAGACTAAGTGTCAATCACTCGGCTTTTCATTTTTGGATTAGATTATTCGTTTCATTTTCAGTCACTCTGACTTTTTTAGTGACTTCATTTGTCGGTGTTGCTTTTAACATGATATAAGAGCGTTAAAAAATCGACAGAAAACGAGGGAGACCGACGAAGAAATCGTATTTCTAGGAAGGCGCGTCTATTTTCCGAGATTTTAGCTCGCATTCAAATAACATGATATAAGAGCGTTAAAAAATCGACAGAAAATGAGGGGGACTGACGAAGAAATCGTATTTCAAGGGAGGCACGTCTATTTTCCGAGATTTTAGCTCGCATTCAAATAACATGATATAAGGGCGCAAAAAAATCGACAGAAAATAAGGGAGACTGACGAAGAAATCGTATTTCTAGAAAGGCTCATCTATTTTCCGAGATTTTAGCTCGCATTCAAATAACATGATATAAGAGCGTTAAAAAATCGACAGAAAATTAGGGGGACTGACGAAGAAATCGTATTTCTAGGAAGGCACGTCTATTTTCCGAGATTTTAGCTCGCATTCAAATAAGTATGCGCAAGACTCGTACTGTTGAAGTGCTCGATTTCGTCTTTTCTAGCATCACAAGAATTTTTAAAATGTAATCAGTTGATTTGTTTTTCTGTGACATTTGTGAGATAATGAATGTGAAAAAACATTATAGGAGGCAGTTTATGAAAGCTGTTGTTGTAAATTCTGAATCTACTGGTGTAGAAGTAGTCGAAAAAGAGCTACGTCCGCTTGAAACAGGGGAAGCTCTCGTTGAAATTGAGTATTGTGGTGTCTGCCATACAGACCTACACGTAGCTCATGGTGATTTCGGTCAGGTTCCTGGTCGTATCCTTGGACATGAAGGAATTGGGATTGTCAAAGAAATCGCCCCAGATGTAAAAAGTTTGAAAGTCGGCGATCGTGTCAGTGTAGCTTGGTTCTTCGAAGGCTGTGGCGCTTGTGAATACTGCAATACAGGTCGTGAAACACTCTGCCGTACGGTAAAAAATGCTGGTTACTCTGTTGATGGAGGAATGGCAGAGCAATGTATTGTAACTGCCGACTATGCTGTCAAAGTTCCTGAAAATCTTGACCCAGCACAGGCTAGTTCCATTACTTGTGCCGGTGTAACTACTTACAAAGCTATCAAAGAAGCTCAGCTAAAACCAGGTCAATGGATTGCCCTTTTTGGTGCTGGTGGACTTGGAAACTTGGCTGTTCAGTATGCAAAGAAAGTCTTCAATGCCCATGTTATTGCTATTGATATCAATAATGATAAATTGGAATTAGCCAAACAGGTTGGTGCCGATATTGTCATCAATGGACATGAGGTGGAAGATGTAGCTGGTCTGATTCAAGAAAAAACTGGTGGTGCGCACTCTGCTGTTGTAACAGCTGTCTCAAAAGTTGCCTTTAACCAAGCAGTAGACAGTGTCCGTGCTGGTGGTCGTGTCGTTGCCGTCGGTCTTCCTTCTGAAATGATGGACCTCAGCATTGTCAAGACCGTTCTTGATGGTATTCAAGTGGTCGGTTCTCTAGTAGGAACTCGCAAAGATCTTGAAGAAGCCTTTCAATTTGGAGCTGAAGGCTTAGTAGTACCAGTTGTGCAAACTCGTTCAGTAGAGGATGCTCCTGCTGTATTTGACGAAATGGCTGCTGGAACCATTCAAGGACGTATGGTACTTGATTTTACCCATTAATCTATTTTTCACTAACTATCATCAAACCGCTGAGGTCCTCTCAGCGGTTTCTTTCATCACTACATAATTGGTCTGCCAATCCCCATCGCTTTTCTCCAGTCAGGAATGTCTCCATCGTCTGCCCAGTATTCGTCTAACTCCACAATCACGTTCTCTTGCGTTTTGATAAAGCTAACAGCATGAACAGAAAAGCATTTATCCACAGGAAAGACTCGGAGCACCACAATGATAGTATCTCCTGCTTCCTCTATACGCTCAATCTCCCCATCCCAATCTCCAGGATAGTCACAATTGGCTCGAAGATACTCGTCTACAGAAAAGCACTCATTGGTGCAGGGCCAGCGAATCACGGCATTCTCGGCAAAAAAGGTTCTCAGCTTTCCTTCATCCTGCGTCAAGACAGCATGTACAAATGATGTAACCTCCATTTTCATGACCTCACAGACTTTTATATAGCTTGATTTTACAGGAATTCATTCTGATTTACAAGTACTTTTTCTACCGCAGGCGCTTAAAGTCCCGCACCACTCGCTTGGTCTGTTGGTAATTGGACAAACCGTTTTCGGCATACAGTCCCTGCGAGTTAAAATAGCTGCGCTCATAATCCGCTTCTGTCTTGCCACTGCGATTTGGAGCTCGAAACCCCTTAGTCGCTCGGTTGCGAAAGGCAGGATCATGCGGACCAACGGTATCTACATCCAAGTCCCAGTGGCGTTTGCCTGCTTTGCCATAGTTAAAGCTCGCTCCATTGACAATGCCAATTTCAGTAACTTCTTGAGCATCCATTTCATTGAGAAAATTGCCCCGACTGTCGAGGATAAATTCCGTATGAAAATGAAGCAAAATTTTGATATTAAAAGACGGATAGCCTGACGGATAGAATTTTTGCCCCTTTTCAAACCTAAGCTTGTTATGAAGACGGGCTGAAGTGCCAATTGTATAGTCTTTTTTCCAGCACCACCAAGGATAGGTTTTCCTTAGATAACGAGCAAGTGCCTGACTGTCTGTCTCATCAGCTTCTTTAAAATGCTTGCGGACATACTCTGCCTGCTGGCTAGAGATGACGTAGCGCAGCTGGTGGAGTTGCCGTGCCAGCAAGTCTTTTTCTGCCATAGTGTCCTTTGGAAAGGCTTGATTAACAACATCAGAAAGTTCCCACCAGAAAGGATCATGTGGTGCAAGATCTGGGTGAAACCGTGCAACGAATGCCTGATTTTCTACTAATTCTCCCGAGACATCCTCTGGCATGCCTACAATTGTAACTAAAACTTGCAAGAGCTGACGCGGCGTTTTGGACATTTTTTCCAGCCACCAAAGCTCACGAAATAAGCTGGAGCCAATCCGACTATCACCCAAGTCTAGCTGTCGCTCTACTGTCCTTTCTAGTGTCTCATCTGACCAGCCTTGCTCTTTTAATGCAAGCACTTGTTCCGCTATACGATAGCGTTCTGCTAGTCCTTTTTGGCTAAAAGACCAGTTGCCTTTTGCTAGAATGTGCCACATGATTTCCTCCTTTCCAAAATACCAAATAATGAGGCTGGGACAAAAATCCTTAACCTCATTATTTTTGTATATTTAACAGATTAGCACAGTAGTTGTCTGGTCTGTAAAATGTTGATAAATCAACATTCTATTAAAGAGGCTAGCTAACTATTCTTCGCTAGCCTTATTTCCAACCTTCAACAGTCCCCCAGACTAATGCTAGCTGAGGATAAGGTGAGTTAACGACGTCAAACTTTGATTTTTGACGAGTATAAGCTCCCGATTAGAATTACTTCGCTTATGGATACAAGGCCTAAGCGTCTTTTTTCGCACGAGAGTAGTTTGCGATGTCAGCAAGGATTTGCTCGGTAAAATCAGTAAGGCTAACGGTCTGTGTTTCCTTGTGTCCATAGCGACGAACGTTAACCGCTCGGTCTTCCATTTCCTTGTCTCCGACGATTAATTGATATGGAATTTTACCTGTTTGACTTTGGCGAATCTTGTACTGCATTTTTTCATTGCGCTCATCAACAACGGCACGTACTCCACGGTTTTGCAATTCTTTTGCAACTTCCCAGGCATAGTCCACGTGTTTTTCATTTGAAACGGGGATAAGGGTTACCTGAGTTGGGGCAAGCCATGTTGGAAATGCTCCTTTGTACGTTTCAATCAGGATAGCCGTAAAGCGCTCCATGGTTGAAATCACTCCACGGTGAATCATGACTGGACGGTGCTCTTCCCCATCTGCTCCGATATAGTGGAGGTCAAAGCGCTCTGGAAGCAAGAAGTCAAGCTGAATAGTTGACAATGTTTCTTCATTTCCAAGGGCTGTTTTTACTTGAATATCCAGTTTTGGACCGTAGAAGGCAGCTTCTCCCTCTGCTTCAAAGTAATTCAAGCCCATGTCGTCCATAGCACCTTTCAGCATAGCTTGAGCATTTTCCCACATCTCGTCATTGTCATAATATTTATGCTTATCTTCTGGATCACGATAAGACAGGCGGAAGCGATAGTCAGTCAAGTTGAAATCTTCATAGACATCGATAATCAACTGAAGAGCCCGTTTGAACTCCTCTTGGATTTGCTCTGGTGCAACGAAGATATGTCCGTCATTCAAGGTCATTTCACGCACACGTTGGAGCCCTGAAAGTGCGCCTGATTTTTCATAACGGTGCATCATACCGAGCTCAGCGATACGAACCGGCAATTCGCGGTACGAACGCACGTGGTTTTTGTAGACTTGGATATGGTGCGGACAGTTCATTGGACGTAGAACAAATTCTTCCCCGTCTCCCATGTCCATCGGTGGGAACATGTCTTCTTGGTAATGCTCCCAGTGACCGGAAGTCTTGTAAAGCTCAACAGAAGCAAGCGGTGGAGTGTAGACGTGTTGGTAGCCAGACGCCAATTCCTTATCAGTGATGTAGCGCTCCAAGGTACGGCGGATTGTCGCTCCATTTGGCAACCAGAATGGCAGCCCCTGTCCTACTTCTTGGCTAATCATGAACAAATCAAGCTCTTTACCAAGCTTTCTGTGGTCACGTTCTTTGGCTTCTTCCCGCATTTGAATGTAGTTTTTCAAATCTTTTTTATCAAACCAAGCCGTACCATAGACCCGTTGCATCATGGCATTGTCGCTATTTCCACGCCAGTAAGCCCCTGCCACGTTGAGCAATTGGAAGACCTGAATGCGACCAGTTGACGGCACATGAGGGCCTCGGCAAAGATCCACATATTCGCCCTGACGGTAAATGGTCAAGCCACCCTCGTCCTCAGAATGCTCCTCAATCAACTCCAATTTGTAAGGATCGTTTTTGAAAATCTCACGCGCTTCATCTTTTGACACTTCCTCACGGATGCTTGGGAAATTCTCTTTGACGATTTTTCTCATCTCGTCTTCAATAACTGCCAAATCTTCATTTGAAATCTGACCCGCTTCATTGTCAGTATCATAGTAGAAACCGTCTTGAATCGCAGGACCAACTCCCAAGTGAATGTCTGGGAAATGGCGGCGAGCCGCTTGTGCAAACAAGTGGGCAGCTGAGTGGCGCAAGATATCAAGCGCATCTTCGTGGTCTGGAGTGACGATTTCAAGCGAACCATCTTCAACAATCGCACGAGTGGTATCGATCAATTTGCCATTGAATTTACCAGCGAGCGCCTTTTTAGCTAGAGAATTGCTAATTGATTGTGCAATCTCAAAGGTTGTAACACCAGACTCAAATTCGCGCACAGCGCCATCTGGAAATGTAATCTTAATCATATCTTTCTCCTTATTTTTTATCATTCATTTAAACAAAGTCATCCGGTACCTGACCATCGTGAGCCTGCCAGGCGCATTCCCCAAAGAACAGGTTGGTAAAGCGAGCAGTGAAAGATGAATCTTCTGGACTGCAAGCATAGATACCAAAAGAAATCCTACCCGAAGCCTCATGCAAGTGGCAAATCCGCATCTGTTCAAAGTGCTTTCCGTCTCTTGAACATTCAACACGAAAATCCTGTCCCCTGCGGCTAAGTCGGTACCACATTTCTCTTACATCTGCTTCAATCTCCGTCGTTGCCCAGTCTGAATAGCCGTG is a genomic window containing:
- a CDS encoding TetR/AcrR family transcriptional regulator; protein product: MARPRKTEYANRAVVKIENAFWKLLETEKYTDITVLRIVQDSGVNRNSFYYHYKGMDDLAYQAFKNNTRNDASRMMISSILTVLTLQDDEKNSDIDMSILPNSRRIMLCARSESTYLKQLVNDFLKEIWLDSFSINEECLTTEEKLQLDFIFAGIVTTLGSQEIENNPLLMLKLVLSEIGKSMLLTMKKISVAQNNRFLETKQNLQG
- a CDS encoding HXXEE domain-containing protein; protein product: MKKMINNWYNISIYLAGLTALLAVFVPVTEVQKCLLASICILFLHFFEEFGYPGGFPLLGVKLLLGTNEMDKTKWDCNNLSSMFGNWTFLILVYVFPLLLPNVRFLTLSAMLFLLMEVIMHSIFNLRLKSIYNAGLITAILGLGPIGMYYFINVFDSKMYIWYDYALAVLWFIIVFIFCFRSKIYWGLGKKDGYVLTDQTAFGINHLTKN
- the adhP gene encoding alcohol dehydrogenase AdhP, producing MKAVVVNSESTGVEVVEKELRPLETGEALVEIEYCGVCHTDLHVAHGDFGQVPGRILGHEGIGIVKEIAPDVKSLKVGDRVSVAWFFEGCGACEYCNTGRETLCRTVKNAGYSVDGGMAEQCIVTADYAVKVPENLDPAQASSITCAGVTTYKAIKEAQLKPGQWIALFGAGGLGNLAVQYAKKVFNAHVIAIDINNDKLELAKQVGADIVINGHEVEDVAGLIQEKTGGAHSAVVTAVSKVAFNQAVDSVRAGGRVVAVGLPSEMMDLSIVKTVLDGIQVVGSLVGTRKDLEEAFQFGAEGLVVPVVQTRSVEDAPAVFDEMAAGTIQGRMVLDFTH
- a CDS encoding nuclear transport factor 2 family protein; amino-acid sequence: MEVTSFVHAVLTQDEGKLRTFFAENAVIRWPCTNECFSVDEYLRANCDYPGDWDGEIERIEEAGDTIIVVLRVFPVDKCFSVHAVSFIKTQENVIVELDEYWADDGDIPDWRKAMGIGRPIM
- a CDS encoding DUF3114 domain-containing protein; the protein is MWHILAKGNWSFSQKGLAERYRIAEQVLALKEQGWSDETLERTVERQLDLGDSRIGSSLFRELWWLEKMSKTPRQLLQVLVTIVGMPEDVSGELVENQAFVARFHPDLAPHDPFWWELSDVVNQAFPKDTMAEKDLLARQLHQLRYVISSQQAEYVRKHFKEADETDSQALARYLRKTYPWWCWKKDYTIGTSARLHNKLRFEKGQKFYPSGYPSFNIKILLHFHTEFILDSRGNFLNEMDAQEVTEIGIVNGASFNYGKAGKRHWDLDVDTVGPHDPAFRNRATKGFRAPNRSGKTEADYERSYFNSQGLYAENGLSNYQQTKRVVRDFKRLR
- the thrS gene encoding threonine--tRNA ligase, yielding MIKITFPDGAVREFESGVTTFEIAQSISNSLAKKALAGKFNGKLIDTTRAIVEDGSLEIVTPDHEDALDILRHSAAHLFAQAARRHFPDIHLGVGPAIQDGFYYDTDNEAGQISNEDLAVIEDEMRKIVKENFPSIREEVSKDEAREIFKNDPYKLELIEEHSEDEGGLTIYRQGEYVDLCRGPHVPSTGRIQVFQLLNVAGAYWRGNSDNAMMQRVYGTAWFDKKDLKNYIQMREEAKERDHRKLGKELDLFMISQEVGQGLPFWLPNGATIRRTLERYITDKELASGYQHVYTPPLASVELYKTSGHWEHYQEDMFPPMDMGDGEEFVLRPMNCPHHIQVYKNHVRSYRELPVRIAELGMMHRYEKSGALSGLQRVREMTLNDGHIFVAPEQIQEEFKRALQLIIDVYEDFNLTDYRFRLSYRDPEDKHKYYDNDEMWENAQAMLKGAMDDMGLNYFEAEGEAAFYGPKLDIQVKTALGNEETLSTIQLDFLLPERFDLHYIGADGEEHRPVMIHRGVISTMERFTAILIETYKGAFPTWLAPTQVTLIPVSNEKHVDYAWEVAKELQNRGVRAVVDERNEKMQYKIRQSQTGKIPYQLIVGDKEMEDRAVNVRRYGHKETQTVSLTDFTEQILADIANYSRAKKDA